The following are from one region of the Dreissena polymorpha isolate Duluth1 chromosome 2, UMN_Dpol_1.0, whole genome shotgun sequence genome:
- the LOC127869431 gene encoding uncharacterized protein LOC127869431, which yields MKLENMIVLQGLNDKLPVTSVFNSNESKSIENEGTSLYLKQGKSFWSSFPQTTSILHDQIVQTTITTRPSLLLTKMSNIKQRELHSPTTLNHKMISAFTIDAFQSYDKGHHDIIMAILLGIFLCVTVIVTIAIFLFCRKKNTVFMLQKCEQEDSDLEMNDINTEAESSTDDSEYESLHSVSSDGGHQSRSRSRSQTYPNLNSHCVEERMYETNDQPSHKTNGTITAMRPQSTCITFVQKQKPTRSKTYGSKHYISFEAKNRNENTTVPLLAGTVSPSGSQELQTEKKITRHSLSMPIIHKNAEKSNSNLFVPSCNENQNRSISYRGSKSSITIGPPSFRIRSFPKKLSGRHCHARVELHAVGSHSQSSNQNYINDLFLAKKHSGLQPTNKVRKGKHVKGNKMSAMLRAADQKTKRLTVPKMTTAIQCHENSLSVDKES from the coding sequence ATGAAGCTTGAAAATATGATAGTTCTTCAAGGACTTAATGACAAGTTACCAGTGACATCTGTTTTTAACTCCAACGAAAGTAAAAGTATTGAGAATGAAGGGACATCACTCTATCTTAAGCAAGGGAAGTCATTCTGGTCCAGTTTTCCACAGACAACAAGCATTTTGCATGACCAGATTGTCCAAACCACAATCACAACAAGACCAAGCCTTTTACTGACCAAGATGAGCAACATAAAACAGCGGGAATTACACTCGCCTACGACCTTGAATCATAAAATGATTTCAGCTTTCACAATAGATGCCTTTCAAAGCTACGACAAAGGTCACCACGACATAATCATGGCCATTTTACTCGGGATATTCCTCTGTGTAACAGTCATAGTCACAATCGCCATCTTCCTGTTCTGTAGAAAGAAGAACACCGTGTTCATGTTGCAGAAGTGTGAACAAGAAgactctgaccttgaaatgaatgACATCAATACTGAGGCAGAATCCTCGACAGATGATTCTGAATACGAGTCCCTCCATTCTGTGAGCTCTGATGGAGGTCAccagtcaaggtcaaggtcaaggtcacagacgTATCCCAATCTCAACAGCCATTGTGTGGAGGAGCGTATGTATGAGACGAACGATCAGCCATCACACAAGACAAATGGGACCATCACAGCCATGAGACCACAGTCAACATGTATAACCTTTGTCCaaaaacaaaaaccaacaagATCGAAAACCTATGGATCAAAACATTACATCAGCTTTGAGGCTAAAAATAGAAATGAAAACACAACGGTTCCGCTATTGGCTGGAACTGTTTCTCCAAGTGGATCACAAGAATTACAAACTGAGAAGAAAATAACCAGACACAGTCTATCCATGCCGATTATACACAAGAATGCTGAAAAAAGCAACAGTAATTTGTTTGTCCCTTCATGCAATGAGAATCAAAATCGATCAATAAGTTACAGAGGTTCAAAGTCATCTATAACAATTGGGCCTCCGTCGTTTCGAATAAGGTCGTTTCCCAAAAAATTGTCAGGTAGACATTGTCACGCAAGAGTGGAGCTACATGCTGTGGGTTCACACTCACAGTCATCCAATCAGAACTACATAAACGACCTGTTCTTGGCAAAGAAACACAGTGGGCTGCAACCTACGAATAAAGTAAGGAAAGGCAAGCATGTGAAAGGTAACAAAATGTCTGCAATGCTTCGTGCGGCCGACCAAAAGACTAAGAGACTCACGGTGCCAAAGATGACCACTGCAATCCAGTGTCACGAGAACTCCCTCTCAGTGGATAAAGAAAGTTGA